The Petrotoga mobilis SJ95 genomic sequence GGTAGAGAAGTATATATTGAACAAAAGAGGATTGGTTTTAGGGGTTTGTAATGGTTTTCAGATACTAACAGAAGCAGGGATATTACCCGGGGCATTAACCGTTAACACCTCTCATAGATTCATATGTAAAGATGTTGAAGTTGAAGTTGTAAATTATGATACACCGTTTATCAATGATGTTCAAAAAAAGATTTTAACTTTACCTATTGCCCACAAGGAAGGCCGATATATCAACGATAATAAGCTTGATCCTAAAAATATTGTATTAAAGTATAAAGAGAATCCCAACGGTTCATTTGACGATGTAGCAGGCATAATAAATGAAGAATACAATGTCTTTGGTTTAATGCCTCATCCGGAAAGAGCTTGTCATAGTGTATTAGGTAATGAGGATGGTAATTACATTTTTCAATCTATCAGGAGGTATTTGTCTAGTGCAGAATCAATTAACAATTAAAGAGATAGCATTGGAATTAGGTATTTCAAGAGAAGAATTTGATCTCATCGAAGAAAAGTTGGGGAGAATACCCAACGAATTTGAAACCTATCTTTTTTCTGCTCAATGGTCTGAACATTGTGGTTACAAACATTCTAAACATTACCTAAAAAAAATTAATGAATCTTATGAAAGCGAAAATGCAGGATACGTTCAGATTGGAGGAAAGGCCGTTGTTTTTAAGGTTGAAAGTCACAACCATCCTTCTGCAGTAGAACCTTATCAAGGAGCCGCTACTGGTATCGGTGGGATAGTTAGAGATATATTAGCTATGGGAGCAAGGCCCATAGCACTTTTAGATTCGTTGAAATTTGGAAATGTTTTTGATCCAAAGGTGAAGAACATTTTCGAAGGGGTTGTTTCAGGTATAAGCGATTATGGAAATTCCATCGGTGTCCCTACGGTTGGTGGAGAGACTTCATTCAATGAAATATATTCAACAAACCCTTTGATAAACGTGATGTGTGTCGGGGTTGCTAACAAAAATCATTTGGCATCTTCCCACGCTGATGGACCTGATAAACTTCTTGTATATGTAGGATCTAAAACCGGACGTGATGGAATCCATGGAGCCTCTTTTGCATCAAAAAAATTGAGTGGAAAAGATGACAGGCCCTCTGTTCAAGTTGGAGATCCCTTTACCGAAAAGAATCTAATCGAAGCGACACTTGAGATATTGAAAA encodes the following:
- the purQ gene encoding phosphoribosylformylglycinamidine synthase subunit PurQ, whose product is MNSLTAGIIVFPGSNCDRDANFALTINGFDTKYIWHDFNQLLDFDLVFIPGGFSYGDYLRVGALARFSPVMSSVEKYILNKRGLVLGVCNGFQILTEAGILPGALTVNTSHRFICKDVEVEVVNYDTPFINDVQKKILTLPIAHKEGRYINDNKLDPKNIVLKYKENPNGSFDDVAGIINEEYNVFGLMPHPERACHSVLGNEDGNYIFQSIRRYLSSAESINN